The Stigmatella aurantiaca DW4/3-1 genome contains the following window.
GAGCGCGATTCAGGTCTCCGCGGCGTTGTTGGCCCGGAAGTTGGGCGAGCCGTCCCTCTTGAGAAAACTTCACGTCATCTCCACCGCCGCCGATCGGGCGGGGCACATCACGAGGGATTTGCTGGACCTCACCCAGGCGCGGCTGGGAGGAGGCATTCCCGTGCGTCCCCAGCCCTGTGAACTCCATGCCGTCATCCGGGAGGTGGCCGAGGAGCACCACGCGGCCCATCCCGAGCGTGACATCCGGCTGGACCTGGCCGGTACGGCCGAAGGTGTATGGGATCCTGAACGGCTCGCGCAGGTCGTGGCGAATCTTTTGAGCAATGCCTTGAACTACAGCCCTCCCGGGACGCCCGTGGAGATCTCAAGCCAGCGGCATGAGGAGGAACTCGTTCTGCGCTTCCATAACCAGGGACCTCCCATTCCCGAGGAGATGCGTTCGCGTCTCTTCGCGCCCTTCAAGCGCCGCCCAGAGCGGAGTGCGGGCCCGCGGGATGGGTTGGGGCTGGGGCTCTACATCGCCGAGCGCATCGTGTCGGCCCATGGAGGGCATATTGGCGTGGACTCCACCGAGCTCCAGGGGACGACGTTCTTCGTCCACCTGCCTTGGCGTTCTCCGGCGATGCTGGTCCTGGACCCCGAGGGCTGAGCCCCAGCCTCAGCTGCCCGTGGCGGCGCTCGGGTCGAGTTCCAGCACGGGGGGCTCGGGCGTCACCCGGGAGGGCCGGGTGCGGCGCCCCCTGCGGTAGGCCCCCGGCGCGACGCCTTCCCAGCGTTTGAAGGCCCGGTTGAATGACGCCTCGCTGTGATAGCCGGCATGCGCCGCGACTTCGCTCAGCGAGAGGTTGCTCTCGCGCAGGAGCTGGGCGGCCTTGGTCATTCGCCACCGGGCAAGGTACTCCAGCGGAGGGTCTCCCACGAGGCTGCTGAAGCGGGCGGCGAACCCAGAGCGGGAGAGGGCCACGGCCGCCGCGAGGCTCTCGACGGTCCAGGACTCGGCGGGCCGTTCGTGGATGAGCGCGAGGGCTTTGCCGATCTGTGGGTCCGCGAGTGCGCACAGGCCATGGTTCTGGCACCCGCCCGCGGCGATGTGCGTGCGGATGGCCTGCACCAGCAGGATGTCCGCGAGACGGCTCATGACGACCGTGGTGCCGGGCCGGGTCGAGGTGCTCTCCGCGATGAGCAGTTGCACGGCGGAAGCCAGCGACGGGGCCGCCATGGACGAATCGGCGGCGACGTGAATGACGCGCGGCAGCTTCTCGAAGAGCAGCGTGCGGGGCGCGGCACCGAACTGGAAAGCCCCCGTGACCAGGGTGCTCCGGGCACCTTGCCCCCCCAGCCGCAGGGGGGCTCCCAGGGCGAGGGCCCGTTGGCAGGCGCCGCCTTCCATCACATGGATTGGACTCCCCTCGGCATCCCGGAGGCAGTAGCTCCCCCCATGAGGCAGCAGTGCCAGGTCGCCTGCCGAGAGGGTCAGGGGAGCGCCGCTCCCTTCGAATTCGAGAAGGGCACCCCCGCGCGAGACGACGACGATGTGGGCGGCCTCGCCGTCAGGAAATTGGATGCCCCAGGGGGCATGGAGGTCGAAGCGCCCGTAAACAAGGGTCGACAGGCGCATCGAGTCCAGCACTTCCGCGAGGACATCGGTTGCGTGCCCGTCCTCATTGCTTGGACGGCCGGTCAATTCTTTTGGACCCATTGCCATGGAACGTCCATAGCCGCCTGGACATTTTACGTCCACACCGGCTGAGCCGGAACCCTTTCCGAGGACACCACCATGGAAGACACCCCGAGTCTTTTCTCTCCTTTTCGCCTGGGCGGTCTCGAACTGAAGAACCGGATGGTGATGGCCCCCATGACGCGAAGCCGGGCGATTGAGGGCAACGTGCCCAACCCCCTGGCATCCACCTATTACGTCCAACGCGCCTCCGCGGGGTTGCTCATCACCGAGGCCACGCAGGTGAGCCCGCAGGGGGTTGGCTACATCCGCACGCCGGGAATCCATTCTCCCGAGCAGGTGGCGGGCTGGAAGAAGCTCGTCGAAGCGGTTCACGCCGAGGGCGGGAAGATCTTCGCGCAGCTGTGGCACGTGGGCCGCGTGTCGCACCCTGACTTTCATGATGGGGCGCTTCCGGTGGCCCCGTCGGCGCTTGCCGCGGAGGGCGAGGTGTTCACGCTGCGCGGCAAGACCCAGATGGTGACGCCTCGGGCGCTCGAGCTGAGCGAGATCCCGGGGGTCGTCGAGCAGTTCCGGCGCGGTGCCGAGAACGCCAAGGCGGCGGGGTTCGACGGCGTCGAGATTCACGGCGCGAATGGTTACCTGCTCGATCAGTTCCTGCGCGACGGCTCCAACCAGCGCACCGACGCCTACGGCGGCAGCATCCAGAAGCGCGCGCGCTTTCCGCTCGAAGTCGCCGAGGCTGTGGCCGGCGTGTGGGGCGCCCAGCGGGTGGGATACAGGCTCTCTCCGTACTTTTCCTTCCAGTCGATGTCGGATCGCCAGCCCATCGAGACCTTCTCCTACATCGCCGAGCAACTGGGCCAGCTCGGCCTCGGCTACATCCATGTGTCGGAGGCCATCAGCGGCGTGATGGCGCCCCCGCCCGGGGCCGTCCGCATCACCCCGCTGCTGCGGCAGAAATTCAAGGGCGCCCTGATCGCCAACGGGGGCTATGACGCGCACGCCGGCCAGGCGGTGATTGCCCGCGGCGAGGCGGATCTGGTGGCCTATGGCGTGCCGTTCCTCGCCAACCCCGACTTGCCCAAGCGGTACGAGCTGGGCAGCCCGCTCAATGCTCCGGACCGGGCCACCTTCTATGCGGGCGAGGAGAAGGGCTACATCGACTATCCCGCGCTCAGGTGATCCAGCGTGTGGGCGCGCCGTCACGGCCGCAGGTGTCCTGCACCAGGACAGGGCTGGGTGCACCCCAGCCCCCTGCGGCTCAGGCGACTTCCGAGACTGCCTCCTCTTCACGCAGGCGGGGCACGCTCTCCAGGTCGGGGTATTTCCCGCGGACGTCCCGGTAGAACTCCCGGATCCGGTCCATGTCGGCGCGCACGTTGCCCGTGGGGGAGAAGAGGGGACCGAGCCCCGCGGTCTTCCGCCCGAAGTCCAGATAGGACAGGAGGATGGGCACCTGGGCGCCCCGGGCGATGTGGTAGAAGCCCGACTTCCAATACTCCACCTTCTTGCGCGTCCCATTGGGGGGAACCGCCAGGTAGAGCGTGTCGGACTGCTTGAAGCGCTCCACCACCTGGTGCACCAGGCCCTGCGGGGAGCGCCGGTCCACGGGAATTCCGCCCAGCGCCTTCATGAACCAGCCAAAGGGGCCCTCGAACAGCGTGTGCTTGCCCATCCAAGAGAGGTCGATCCCCAAGATGTAGGCCGACGCGAGCATGTAAGGCAGATCCCAATTCGAGGTGTGCGGCGCGGCAATGAGGACGAATTTTTTCGTCTTGGGCATTTCTCCTTCGAAGCGCCAGCCAAAAGCCTTCATCCACGTTCTGCCCATTCCGTACTTGATGCGCCGCCACATGCCACGGAATCCTTCCAGGAGAGACTGCCGGTTGAACCTCCAGGCTACCTGCTCCCTGGATCCCGGGATATCGAATCTGGAAGCACGTGACGCGCGGTTGTTCCCTGGCATGCGAGCCTGTAGAAGAGGACGACCTTGGGTTCTTCCTGCCGGGAAGGGTGAACGGTGGACCTGGCCGCCTTCCTGTTGAGCCTGCGTCTCGCCGCGTGGACGACGTTCATCCTCCTGGGGTTGGGTTTGCCCATCGCCTGGTGGCTGGCCTCCTCCCGCTGGCGGTGGAAGTTCCTGGTGGAGGCCGTGGTCGCGCTGCCCCTGGTGTTGCCCCCCACGGTGCTCGGCTTCTACCTGTTGGTCGCGCTCGGCCCGCGCAGTCCGCTGGGCAAGGGGTTCGAGGCGCTCGTGGGGCATGCGCTCCCCTTCAGCTTCGAGGGACTCCTGCTGGCGTCGGTGCTCTACAGCCTGCCCTTCTCCGTCCAGCCTTTCTCCGCGGCGCTCGCGGGTGTGGATCGTCGCCTGCTGGAGGCGTCGTGGTGCCTGGGGGTGTCGCGCTTCCAGACCTTCGTGCGCATCGTGCTGCCCCTGTCCGCCACGGGCATCCTCTCGGGCATGGTGCTCACGTTCGCGCACACGCTGGGTGAGTTCGGGGTGGTGTTGATGGTGGGCGGGAACCTGGAGGGGCGGACCCGCACCTCCTCCATCGCCATCTATGACTCGGTGCAGGCGCTGGATTACGCGTCGGCGGGCCAGACGTCGCTGGTGTTGCTCGCCGTCTCGTTCGCCGTGCTGACGCTCACCTATGGGCTTCAGCGTGGGGTGTGGACACCATGGTTCCGGCGCTCGTAGCCGAGCTTGAGAAGCGCTTTCGCGGGGGGCCCACCATTCAGGCCTCCCTGGAGTGGAGCGCCCAACCTGGGCGGGTCGCGGTGCTGTTTGGCCCCTCGGGGGCGGGAAAGACGACGGTGCTGCGGTGCCTCGCGGGGCTCGACCGGCCCGAGCGCGGCCGGATCCTCTTTCACGGCGAGCCCTGGTGCGACACCCAGGCGGGGGTGTTCTTGCCGCCCCAGCAGCGGCGCGTCGGCCTGCTCTTCCAGGACTACGCCCTCTTTCCCCACCTCACCGCGGAGCAGAACGTCCAGTACGGCCTCGCGCACCTCCCGGCTTCCGAGCGGCGTGAGCGCTCACGCGCCCTCTTTTCGCTGCTCCATTTGGAGGGGCTCGAGCGGCGCGGGCCGCGGGAGCTCTCCGGGGGCCAGCAGCAGCGGGTGGCGCTGGCGCGGGCCCTGGCCATCCGCCCCAGACTGTTGCTGCTGGACGAGCCCCTGTCCGCGCTGGATGCTCCCTCGCGCGAACAGCTCCGGGGCGAGCTGCGGCGGCTGCTCCGGGAGTTCGGCGTTCCCACCGTGGTGGTGACGCACGACCGGCTGGAGGCGCTCGCGCTGGGGGATGACCTGGTGGCGATGGAGGGAGGCCGGGTGTGCCAGGTGGGGCCCGTGGCCGAGGTGTTCAACCACCCGGTGGCGCTCCCGGTGGCCCGGATGACGGGGTTCGAGACGGTCCTGCCCGGGAGAATCCTCCGGCGCGAGGAGGGGTTGGCCACGGTGGCCGTGGGGCCTCATGCCCTCACCGTCCTGGAGCCGACGCAAGCTGGAGACGAGGTCTTCGTCTGCCTCCGCGCGGAGGATGTCACCCTGGGGCCTCCCGATGCCGCGCCCACCAGCGCGCGCAACCGCCTGCCCTGCACGGTGGTGTCCCTCGTGCCCGAGGGGGCCCTGGTCCGGGTGGCGCTCGATGCGGGGTTCCCGTTGGTGGCGCGGGTCACCCGCTTCTCCCGGGAAGAGCTGGGGCTCGCCGAAGGGCAGCCCGTCACCGCCACCTTCAAGGCGCCCGCCGTGCGGCTGGTGCCGCGCTCATGACGCGGTGCAGTGCGAGCCCGGCGCGCCTGTGGCAAGCTCGCGCCCTGCATGGAGACACCCTCTCCGCTCCTTCGGCTCTCGAACATCACCAAGCGGTTCCCCGGTGTCACGGCCAATGACCGGGTGAGCGTGGACTTCCAGGCCGGCGAGGTCCATGCCCTGCTCGGGGAGAACGGGGCGGGGAAGACCACGCTGATGAACATCCTCTATGGGGTGCATCCGCCCGACGCGGGGGAGCTCTTCTTCGAGGGAAGGCCGGTCCGGATGGGCTCGCCGGCCCAAGCGCTGCGGCTTGGCATCGCCCTGGTGCCGCAGCACCCCTTGCTGGTGGAGCGCCACACCGTGGCGGAGAACCTGGTGCTCGGACTGCCCGGTGGCTTCATGTTGTCCCGGCGCCGGCTCCTGGCGAGGTTGCGCGAGCGGTTGGCGGGCCATCCCATTCAAATGGATCTCGAGGCCCGGGTGGACAGCCTCTCCGCCGGGGAGAAGCAGCGGTTGGAGATCCTTCGGGCCCTGCTGCGGGGCTCCCGGGTGCTCATCCTGGACGAGCCCACCAGCGTGCTCACCCCGCAGGAGGTGGCGCCGCTCTTTCAGCAGCTCGCCCAGCTCAAGGCCCAGGGCCTGGCCATCCTCTTCATCAGCCACAAGCTCGATGAGGTGCTCGCCCACGCGGACCGCATCACCGTGCTGCGAGGGGGGAAGAAGGTGGGCGAGCTGACCGCGCGCGAGGCCACCCAGACCCAGTTGGTGCGGCTGATGCTGGGGCGCGAGGTGGCCCCCCGTCCTGTGCTCGCCCCGCCCCGCGCGGGGGTGCGGTTGGAGGTGAAGGGGCTGGAGGTGCGCTCCAGCCGGGGACTGCCCGCCGTGAAGAGGGCTTCGTTCAGTCTGGCGCCGGGGGAGGTTGTCGGCATCGCCGGGGTGGCTGGCAGCGGCCAGCGGGAGCTGGCGGAGGCGCTCACGGGGCTGAGGCCCTTTCGAGGTGCCATCTCCCTGGACGGGCAGCCGCTGGAGGGGCTCTCGCCGGCGAGGCTCTTCGCGCTGGGCGTGGCCCATGTTCCCGAGGAGCGGGCGGCTGGCACCGTTCCTTCCCTGAGCGTGGCGGAGAACCTGGCCCTGCGAACCTATGACACGGCCCTGCGCCAGGGGCCGTGGCTGGTTCCCGCGCGTCTGGAGCGGGAGGCCGTCGAGCACATCCGGGCCTATCAAGTCTCCCCTCCGGACCCCCGGACACCGCTGCGGCTGTTGTCGGGAGGCAACATCCAGCGCGTGGTGCTGGCCCGGGAACTGGCGGGCGCGCCCCGGCTGCTGATCGCGGTGCACCCCACCTATGGCGTGGACGTGGGCGCCACCGAGCAGGTTCACCGGCTCCTCATTCAGCGGGCCCAGGAGGGCTTGTCGGTGGTGCTGGTGACGGAGGATCTCGACGAGCTGCTCGCCCTCTCGCACCGGGTGGCCGCGCTCTACCAGGGCGAGCTGCGGGGCCCTTACCCCGTGGGCGAGGTGGACTTGGATCGGCTCGGGCGGATGATGACGCGGGCGGGGGAGGACGTGGCGTGATTCGCTTCGAGGAGGATCTTCACCCGCGGCGGCTCAAGCGGCTCGGCGTGTCCGTGGCGGTGCTGGCGCTCGCGTTCGTGCTGGTGGGAGGGGTCTTCGCCGCCTACGGCGTGGGCCCATGGGAGGCCTACCGCACCTTGCTGGAAGGGACCCTGGGCGACTCACAGGGGCTGGCCGAGGTGCTGCGGCGCACCATTCCCCTGCTGCTCATCGGCAGTGGCCTCACCCTGGCCTTCCGGGTGCGCTTCTTCAACATCGGCGCGGAGGGGCAGTTGCTGCTGGGCGCGGTGGCCAGCGGGGCGGTGGCCCTCTTTCTGCCCACGAGTGTCCTGAGCCTGCCCCTCATGTTCCTCGCGGGGGCAGTGGCCGGGGGGCTGTGGGCATTGCCCGCCGCGTGGCTGCGCTCCCGCATGGACGTGAACGAGATCCTCACCACCTTGATGCTGAACCCGGTGGCGGGTTACCTCGTCATCTACCTGGTCGGGGGGCCCTGGAGGGGCGAGCAGGTGCAGGGCTACACCTATACCGATGCGTTCCCGGAGGCAGTGCGGTTGCCGCTGTGGGGGCAGACGCTGGTGCACTGGCCAACGCTGGTGCTGGGAGCCGTCCTGGCGGTGGTGCTCCAGGTGCTGCTCACCCGGACCCCTCTGGGCTACGCGCTGCGCGTGGTGGGAGAGAGCCCCCGGGCGGCGCGCTATGCCGGGATGCCCATCTCCCGGGTGGTGCTGCTCACCGGCTTGCTGTCTGGAGGCGCCGCGGGGCTGGCCGGTGCTGGCGAGGTGGCGGGCATCCATTACCGCTTGCTGGAGCCCACGCAGATCTCCATCGGCTATGGCTTCACCGCCATCATCGTGGCCTGGTTGGCCCGGGGGCATCCGGCGCTGGTGCTGCTCACCGCGCCGCTCATGGGCCTGATTCTCGCGGGGGGAGATCTGCTGAAGATCAGCCTCAACATGCCCTTCCGGATCATCGATGTCTTCAGCGGAATCATGCTGCTGTGCTTGATCGCTGGAGAGTCCTTGTCGCGCTACCGCGTGAGGTGGGGGACATGACCGAGGAGGTCCTCCAGGCGTTGCTCCGGGCCCTCTCGTTTGGGACGCCGCTGCTGCTGGCGACGCTGGGCGGAATCGTCAACGAGCGTGCTGGGGTGGTGAACCTCGGCGTGGAAGGCATGATGGCGGTGGGGGCCCTGGCCGCCTTTGGTCTGGCCTCGGCCTCGGGCGCATGGCCCATGGCGGTGGGGCTGGCGGCGCTGCTCGGCGCGCTGGCGGCGCTGTTGCACGGCTTCGTCACCCTCACGCTGCGGGCCAACACCTATGTGTCCGGGCTGGCACTGTCCATGCTGGGGCTGGGGGTCTCGGGGCTGCTGGGCAAACCCTATGAAGGGGCCTTCCTCTTCGAGTCTGCCCCCGAGCTTCCCTTCACCCTGGCGGCCGGGGGGCTGGCGGTGCTGCTCTGGGGGGTTCTCTTCTTCACGCGGCCGGGGCTGGTGCTTCGCTCGGTGGGAGAGAATCCCGCGGCGGCGGACGCGCTGGGCATTCCCGTGCTGGCCGTGCGCTACCTGGCGGTGGCCTTCGGGGGGGCTCTCGCGGGAGTGGCGGGGGCCTTTCTCTCGCTGGCCTACCAGCCCGCGTGGACCGATGGCATGACGGGCGGGCTGGGGTGGATCGCCGTGGCGCTCGTCATCTTCTCGGGCTGGCACCCGCTGCGCGCCGTGCTGGGCGCCGTCTTCTTCGGGCTGCTGTACTACTTGCAGTTCCGGCTCCAGTCGCAGAGCCAGGTGCCCACCGAGCTGTTCGCGGCCATGCCCTACCTGCTGGTGGTGGGCGTGCTGGCGCTGGCGGGTGTGCGCCGCTCGCGGGGGGCGGCCCCCGCGGCGCTGGGCCGATCTTACCAACGCGGTGAGCGATGAGAGAGGAGCTGGGACGATGAGAAGACACGGGTGGTGGCTGACGCTGCTGGTGCTGGGGTTGTGTAGCGCGGCACAGGCCGAGGAGAAGAAGTTCAAGGCGTGCTTCATCTACGTGGGGCCGGTCGGGGACATCGGCTGGAGCTACGCGCACGACGAGGCGCGCAAGTTGGCCCTGAAGGAGCTTCCCTGGCTGGAGACGCAGTACGTGGAGTCCGTCCCCGAGGGGCAGGCGCTGCCGGTGATCGACCGGCTGGTGAAGGGGGGCTGCAAGGCCGTCTTCACCACCAGCTTTGGCTTCATGGACCAGACGTTGGAGGCGGCGAAGAAGTACCCGGAGGTGGTGTTCGCTCACGCCACGGGGTTCAAGCGCGCGCCCAACATGGCGACGTACATGGCGGACTTCTACCAGCTCTACTACCTCAACGGACTGATGGCGGGGGCGCTGACGAAGACGGGGAAGGTGGGCTACGTGGCGGCCTTTCCCATTCCGGAGTTGAAGCGTCACATCTCGGCCTTCGCGCTGGGCGTCCGGGCGGTCAACCCGGAGGCGACGGTGAACCTGAAGTGGATCAACGCCTGGGTCAGTCCCACCAAGGCGCGCGAGGCGGCCGAGGCGTTGATGGCCGAGGGCAATGACGTGCTCGCCTTCACCGAGGACACGGCCACGGTGGTGCAGGCGGCGGGCCGCAAGAAGGTGCCCGTCTTCGCGCACTATTCGCCCATGTACCGGTTCTCGCCGGACTTCGTGGTGTCCGGGCAGTTGGTGCACTGGGAGAAGATCTACATCGACTTCCTGAAGAAGGTGCGGGAGGGCGCATACGCGCCGGGCAAGCTGCAGGACGTGGACTACTGGTGGTTGCTGCACGAGGGCGCGGTGGAGCTGGGCACACAGCCCGGCATGCCCATCAACCCCAAGTGGGTGGACGCGCTGAAGAAGGCGCAGATGACGGTGGAGGGCAAGCCGGTGTCCGTGCACGACCGGGTGATGGCGCTGCTCAAGGACATGTCCTCGAGCAAGCCCAGCTTTGACCCCTTCCAGGGCCCGCTGACGGATCGCCAGGGCAAGGCGCGGGTGCCCGCGGGCAAGGGGATGTCCATCCAGGAGCTGAACCAGATGCAGTGGGTGGTGCCGGGCGTGGTGGGACCGGTGGCCGACGAGCCCCAGTAGGACGGCGAGGGCCCTCCGGGGCAGCGGCTCACGCTGGCCGCTTGCCCTGGACCATGTCCAGGCCCACCTGGAGGGCCATCCAGTCCAGGACGTATTGCAGGTCCTTGGCTCTTGTTTCCATGGTCACTCTCCCGGCAAGGGCGATAGGAGGGGCCGTGTTCCCCCTTCGTGGACAGGAAGACATGACCATCGGGAAGAAGATCGTGACGGGATTTGGCCTGTGCCTGCTGGTGCTGCTGGCCGTGGCCCTCGTGGCTTTCCAGGGCGCGGAGCAGCTGGTGCGGACCTCCGATGATGTCGTGACGAGCCGTGAGCAGGCGCGCTACCTGCGGGAGGTGCGCACCATGCTCCTGGATGCGGAGACGGCCCAGCGAGGCTTTCTGCTCACGGGGCAGGAGCGCTACCTGGATCCTTATGTGCGCGCCCTTCCGAACATCGAGACGGACCTCGAGGAGCTGAAGCGGGCCTTCCAGAATGAGCCCCAGCAAGAGGTGCGGTTGACCCGGCTGGAGCGGCAGATCCGGGAGAAGCTGGCCGAGCTGGCGGAGACCATCCGCTTGCGCCGGGAGCAGGGATTCGAGGCCGCGCAGAAGGTGGTGCTGACGGACAAGGGCAAGCTGCTCATGCAGGACATCCGCCAGACCATCGACGAGATGTTGGTGGTGGGAGACGAGCGCTGGGTTCAGGCGGCGGACAGTGCGCAGCGAAATGCCCAGCGGAGCATCCTGTTTTTGAGCGTGGGCACACTGCTGGGGTTCATCATCGTCGGTCTGGGCAGCTACGTCATCACCCGGGGCATCACCGTTCCGCTGGGGCGATTGATGTCGGGGGTGGAGAGCTTCACCCGGGGCAACCTCTCCCACCGCATCGAGGTGCACAATGAGGACGAGACGGGAAAGCTGGCGCGCGCCTTCAACGCCATGGCCGAGCGGCGTCAGGAGTCCGAGGCCCAACTGGGGCGCCAGTCCGAGCAGCGCGAGCAGACGCTCCGCACGGTGGCCGAATTCGTCAACCAGTTGGCCGGCGCCAGCACGGAGATCCTCTCCAGCACCAGCGAGCAGGTGGCCAGCGCCCAGGAGCAAGGCAGCGCGGTGGCCGAGACGGTGAGCACGGTGGAGGAGATCGCCCAGACCTCCGAAGAGGCCGCCGGGCGAGCCCGTGCGGTGAGCGAGTCAGCGCGCCAGTCGGAGGAACTGGGCAAGGGCGGGCGCCGGGCGGTGGACGAGGCGGTGAGTGCGATGGCGGCCGTGAGGGAGCAGGTGGAATCCATCGCCACACGCATCCTGGCGCTGGCCGAGCAGGCGCAGGCCATCGGAGACATCATCAACACGGTGAATGACATCTCCGAGCAGACGCACATGCTGGCGCTCAACGCCTCCATCGAGGCCAGCCGTGCCGGGGAGCACGGACGGGGCTTCGCGGTGGTGGCGACCGAGGTGAAGGCGCTGGCGGACCAGTCCAAGAAGGCCACCGCCCAGGTGCGGCAGATTCTGGGCCACATCCAGAAGGCGACGCACTCGGCGGTGATGACGACGGAGGAGGGGACCAAGAGCGTGGCGGCGGCGACGCGGGTGGTGGGGCAGGCGGGCGCCTCCATCCAGACGCTGGGAGAAATCCTGGCGCAGGCCTCGCTC
Protein-coding sequences here:
- a CDS encoding AraC family transcriptional regulator; this translates as MAMGPKELTGRPSNEDGHATDVLAEVLDSMRLSTLVYGRFDLHAPWGIQFPDGEAAHIVVVSRGGALLEFEGSGAPLTLSAGDLALLPHGGSYCLRDAEGSPIHVMEGGACQRALALGAPLRLGGQGARSTLVTGAFQFGAAPRTLLFEKLPRVIHVAADSSMAAPSLASAVQLLIAESTSTRPGTTVVMSRLADILLVQAIRTHIAAGGCQNHGLCALADPQIGKALALIHERPAESWTVESLAAAVALSRSGFAARFSSLVGDPPLEYLARWRMTKAAQLLRESNLSLSEVAAHAGYHSEASFNRAFKRWEGVAPGAYRRGRRTRPSRVTPEPPVLELDPSAATGS
- a CDS encoding alkene reductase, whose amino-acid sequence is MEDTPSLFSPFRLGGLELKNRMVMAPMTRSRAIEGNVPNPLASTYYVQRASAGLLITEATQVSPQGVGYIRTPGIHSPEQVAGWKKLVEAVHAEGGKIFAQLWHVGRVSHPDFHDGALPVAPSALAAEGEVFTLRGKTQMVTPRALELSEIPGVVEQFRRGAENAKAAGFDGVEIHGANGYLLDQFLRDGSNQRTDAYGGSIQKRARFPLEVAEAVAGVWGAQRVGYRLSPYFSFQSMSDRQPIETFSYIAEQLGQLGLGYIHVSEAISGVMAPPPGAVRITPLLRQKFKGALIANGGYDAHAGQAVIARGEADLVAYGVPFLANPDLPKRYELGSPLNAPDRATFYAGEEKGYIDYPALR
- a CDS encoding lysophospholipid acyltransferase family protein, whose protein sequence is MWRRIKYGMGRTWMKAFGWRFEGEMPKTKKFVLIAAPHTSNWDLPYMLASAYILGIDLSWMGKHTLFEGPFGWFMKALGGIPVDRRSPQGLVHQVVERFKQSDTLYLAVPPNGTRKKVEYWKSGFYHIARGAQVPILLSYLDFGRKTAGLGPLFSPTGNVRADMDRIREFYRDVRGKYPDLESVPRLREEEAVSEVA
- the modB gene encoding molybdate ABC transporter permease subunit; translated protein: MDLAAFLLSLRLAAWTTFILLGLGLPIAWWLASSRWRWKFLVEAVVALPLVLPPTVLGFYLLVALGPRSPLGKGFEALVGHALPFSFEGLLLASVLYSLPFSVQPFSAALAGVDRRLLEASWCLGVSRFQTFVRIVLPLSATGILSGMVLTFAHTLGEFGVVLMVGGNLEGRTRTSSIAIYDSVQALDYASAGQTSLVLLAVSFAVLTLTYGLQRGVWTPWFRRS
- the modC gene encoding molybdenum ABC transporter ATP-binding protein, giving the protein MVPALVAELEKRFRGGPTIQASLEWSAQPGRVAVLFGPSGAGKTTVLRCLAGLDRPERGRILFHGEPWCDTQAGVFLPPQQRRVGLLFQDYALFPHLTAEQNVQYGLAHLPASERRERSRALFSLLHLEGLERRGPRELSGGQQQRVALARALAIRPRLLLLDEPLSALDAPSREQLRGELRRLLREFGVPTVVVTHDRLEALALGDDLVAMEGGRVCQVGPVAEVFNHPVALPVARMTGFETVLPGRILRREEGLATVAVGPHALTVLEPTQAGDEVFVCLRAEDVTLGPPDAAPTSARNRLPCTVVSLVPEGALVRVALDAGFPLVARVTRFSREELGLAEGQPVTATFKAPAVRLVPRS
- a CDS encoding ABC transporter ATP-binding protein, coding for METPSPLLRLSNITKRFPGVTANDRVSVDFQAGEVHALLGENGAGKTTLMNILYGVHPPDAGELFFEGRPVRMGSPAQALRLGIALVPQHPLLVERHTVAENLVLGLPGGFMLSRRRLLARLRERLAGHPIQMDLEARVDSLSAGEKQRLEILRALLRGSRVLILDEPTSVLTPQEVAPLFQQLAQLKAQGLAILFISHKLDEVLAHADRITVLRGGKKVGELTAREATQTQLVRLMLGREVAPRPVLAPPRAGVRLEVKGLEVRSSRGLPAVKRASFSLAPGEVVGIAGVAGSGQRELAEALTGLRPFRGAISLDGQPLEGLSPARLFALGVAHVPEERAAGTVPSLSVAENLALRTYDTALRQGPWLVPARLEREAVEHIRAYQVSPPDPRTPLRLLSGGNIQRVVLARELAGAPRLLIAVHPTYGVDVGATEQVHRLLIQRAQEGLSVVLVTEDLDELLALSHRVAALYQGELRGPYPVGEVDLDRLGRMMTRAGEDVA
- a CDS encoding ABC transporter permease, whose amino-acid sequence is MIRFEEDLHPRRLKRLGVSVAVLALAFVLVGGVFAAYGVGPWEAYRTLLEGTLGDSQGLAEVLRRTIPLLLIGSGLTLAFRVRFFNIGAEGQLLLGAVASGAVALFLPTSVLSLPLMFLAGAVAGGLWALPAAWLRSRMDVNEILTTLMLNPVAGYLVIYLVGGPWRGEQVQGYTYTDAFPEAVRLPLWGQTLVHWPTLVLGAVLAVVLQVLLTRTPLGYALRVVGESPRAARYAGMPISRVVLLTGLLSGGAAGLAGAGEVAGIHYRLLEPTQISIGYGFTAIIVAWLARGHPALVLLTAPLMGLILAGGDLLKISLNMPFRIIDVFSGIMLLCLIAGESLSRYRVRWGT
- a CDS encoding ABC transporter permease: MTEEVLQALLRALSFGTPLLLATLGGIVNERAGVVNLGVEGMMAVGALAAFGLASASGAWPMAVGLAALLGALAALLHGFVTLTLRANTYVSGLALSMLGLGVSGLLGKPYEGAFLFESAPELPFTLAAGGLAVLLWGVLFFTRPGLVLRSVGENPAAADALGIPVLAVRYLAVAFGGALAGVAGAFLSLAYQPAWTDGMTGGLGWIAVALVIFSGWHPLRAVLGAVFFGLLYYLQFRLQSQSQVPTELFAAMPYLLVVGVLALAGVRRSRGAAPAALGRSYQRGER
- a CDS encoding BMP family ABC transporter substrate-binding protein; this encodes MRRHGWWLTLLVLGLCSAAQAEEKKFKACFIYVGPVGDIGWSYAHDEARKLALKELPWLETQYVESVPEGQALPVIDRLVKGGCKAVFTTSFGFMDQTLEAAKKYPEVVFAHATGFKRAPNMATYMADFYQLYYLNGLMAGALTKTGKVGYVAAFPIPELKRHISAFALGVRAVNPEATVNLKWINAWVSPTKAREAAEALMAEGNDVLAFTEDTATVVQAAGRKKVPVFAHYSPMYRFSPDFVVSGQLVHWEKIYIDFLKKVREGAYAPGKLQDVDYWWLLHEGAVELGTQPGMPINPKWVDALKKAQMTVEGKPVSVHDRVMALLKDMSSSKPSFDPFQGPLTDRQGKARVPAGKGMSIQELNQMQWVVPGVVGPVADEPQ
- a CDS encoding methyl-accepting chemotaxis protein, translating into MTIGKKIVTGFGLCLLVLLAVALVAFQGAEQLVRTSDDVVTSREQARYLREVRTMLLDAETAQRGFLLTGQERYLDPYVRALPNIETDLEELKRAFQNEPQQEVRLTRLERQIREKLAELAETIRLRREQGFEAAQKVVLTDKGKLLMQDIRQTIDEMLVVGDERWVQAADSAQRNAQRSILFLSVGTLLGFIIVGLGSYVITRGITVPLGRLMSGVESFTRGNLSHRIEVHNEDETGKLARAFNAMAERRQESEAQLGRQSEQREQTLRTVAEFVNQLAGASTEILSSTSEQVASAQEQGSAVAETVSTVEEIAQTSEEAAGRARAVSESARQSEELGKGGRRAVDEAVSAMAAVREQVESIATRILALAEQAQAIGDIINTVNDISEQTHMLALNASIEASRAGEHGRGFAVVATEVKALADQSKKATAQVRQILGHIQKATHSAVMTTEEGTKSVAAATRVVGQAGASIQTLGEILAQASLTAAQIAASANQQATGIGQIRQAMRDVNQSAQQTLASTRQTERAVQDLNTMGLKLKGLLSEFGRTSQAP